The following are from one region of the Terriglobia bacterium genome:
- a CDS encoding AAA family ATPase: protein MGIVIAVANQKGGVGKTTTAINLAASFAAAEVRSLLVDCDPQANSTGGLGFVRDPDRASTYHLLTAEASAREAVIATELEGLSLIPSHKNLIGANIELVGAENREFRLRNALESIRNQFDFIVLDCPPALDLLTLNALVAADSVLVPMQAEYFALEGVSELLDTIERLRQSFNPGLAIEGVVLTMYDDRTNLAQQVTQELKRHFGDKLLETIIPRNVRLAEAPSYGKPALLYDVRSRGAESYIRLAKEIMHRRMNPVVAEITVATSEQAPGTTASDKPEEFPNSTELKRVNES from the coding sequence ATGGGAATAGTAATCGCTGTTGCGAACCAGAAAGGCGGGGTGGGAAAAACCACTACCGCTATCAATCTGGCGGCATCCTTTGCTGCTGCAGAGGTTCGATCGCTTTTGGTCGATTGCGACCCCCAAGCGAACTCAACCGGTGGACTGGGTTTTGTCCGCGATCCAGACCGCGCAAGCACGTATCACCTGCTTACGGCAGAAGCTTCGGCTAGAGAAGCCGTCATCGCAACAGAATTGGAAGGTCTAAGCCTAATCCCGTCGCACAAGAACCTGATCGGGGCTAACATTGAGCTGGTCGGGGCAGAAAACAGGGAATTTCGCCTGCGCAATGCACTGGAATCCATTCGGAATCAATTTGACTTCATTGTCCTAGACTGTCCTCCAGCGCTGGATCTCCTCACCTTGAACGCGTTAGTAGCGGCTGATTCGGTGTTGGTTCCCATGCAGGCTGAATACTTTGCTCTTGAAGGCGTGAGCGAGCTGCTGGATACCATTGAGCGGCTCCGCCAAAGCTTTAATCCCGGGCTGGCGATCGAAGGCGTAGTTCTTACGATGTATGACGACCGCACGAACCTGGCACAGCAGGTAACGCAGGAACTGAAACGTCATTTTGGCGACAAGCTGCTAGAAACTATCATCCCTCGGAATGTCCGCCTGGCTGAAGCGCCAAGCTATGGTAAGCCGGCTTTGCTCTATGACGTGCGCTCCCGTGGTGCCGAAAGCTATATACGCTTGGCTAAGGAAATCATGCATCGCAGAATGAATCCCGTCGTCGCCGAGATCACCGTAGCAACGTCAGAACAAGCTCCAGGTACCACCGCATCCGATAAACCGGAAGAGTTTCCCAATAGTACTGAACTGAAGCGAGTAAACGAATCATGA
- the rsmG gene encoding 16S rRNA (guanine(527)-N(7))-methyltransferase RsmG, producing the protein MGCVETAAIAHLLEPFIELDESRLRAISTYIDLLLKWNARINLTAIREPSEIVQRHFGESLFVAKYLLDQQLPQTAIDLGSGAGFPGVPFAMLAPEVQVTLIESQQKKGTFLKELIHVLGFKNVKLFGDRAENYPDTADLVMLRAVEKFDQALTMAERLTRAGGRIALMIGSGQTESAKRLSPDVNWGNGIQVPCGTSRQLLVGTKSLQVE; encoded by the coding sequence ATGGGATGCGTGGAAACCGCCGCCATCGCACATTTGCTGGAACCGTTCATCGAGCTCGATGAATCGCGGCTGCGCGCTATATCGACATATATCGATCTATTGCTCAAGTGGAATGCGCGCATCAACCTGACTGCCATACGGGAGCCCAGTGAAATTGTGCAACGCCATTTCGGCGAATCTCTGTTCGTCGCCAAATATCTGCTTGACCAGCAGCTGCCACAGACCGCAATCGACCTGGGATCTGGCGCCGGTTTTCCCGGAGTTCCCTTTGCCATGCTCGCGCCTGAAGTTCAGGTGACATTGATTGAGTCGCAGCAGAAGAAAGGGACCTTTCTGAAGGAACTTATTCACGTGCTCGGGTTTAAAAACGTAAAACTTTTTGGTGATCGCGCGGAGAATTATCCAGATACCGCTGATTTAGTGATGCTCCGTGCGGTTGAGAAGTTCGACCAGGCTCTGACAATGGCAGAGCGGCTGACGAGGGCCGGTGGGCGGATTGCGCTGATGATCGGCTCGGGGCAGACGGAGTCAGCCAAAAGATTGAGCCCTGATGTAAATTGGGGCAACGGGATCCAGGTTCCCTGCGGCACTTCGCGGCAATTGCTGGTTGGAACCAAATCATTACAAGTGGAGTGA
- the folK gene encoding 2-amino-4-hydroxy-6-hydroxymethyldihydropteridine diphosphokinase, with protein sequence MVYLSLGSNLGDSERYLREAISRLQDLGVIRQVSAFYETQPVEVQGEQPWFLNCALAMETELMPLEFLSRMLAVEQSMGRIRMQPKGPRTIDIDILLFGNDVLNTLELTVPHPAMHQRRFVLEPLAEIAPAVMHPVLKRTIRELLDSLPADSGLVNKPLPN encoded by the coding sequence ATGGTTTATCTGTCGCTGGGATCGAACCTGGGTGATAGCGAACGGTATCTTCGTGAGGCGATCTCCCGCCTGCAAGATTTGGGCGTAATCAGGCAGGTTTCGGCTTTTTATGAAACACAGCCCGTTGAGGTGCAAGGCGAACAGCCCTGGTTCCTGAACTGTGCCTTGGCAATGGAAACCGAGCTGATGCCTTTGGAGTTTCTGAGTCGCATGCTGGCCGTCGAGCAATCTATGGGCAGGATTCGTATGCAACCCAAGGGCCCGCGCACCATTGACATTGACATCCTGCTTTTCGGCAATGATGTGTTAAATACGCTCGAGCTGACCGTTCCGCATCCCGCCATGCATCAGCGGCGCTTTGTTCTAGAGCCCCTAGCGGAGATAGCTCCCGCCGTAATGCATCCAGTGCTCAAGCGAACGATCCGGGAGTTGCTGGACTCGCTGCCGGCCGATTCGGGTTTAGTGAACAAGCCCCTGCCCAACTGA
- a CDS encoding glucose 1-dehydrogenase — MSGKGIVLSLEGRVAVVTGGSRGIGAAIVRMFTQAGARVIFNYQKASKVADDLCWECGGAKQCVAVQADLSSAEAAKPLIDAAIQGFGKIDIIVGNHGVWPPQDAPIDQMTDEQWRSTLAINVDSLFGLVKYGVAQMKRQRSGGHIVLISSTAGQRGEAFHCDYAASKGAIISMVKGLSTELARDGIYVNCVAPGWVETDMAAPALHDAAISKRVYATIPLGRAGKPEEIAASVLFLCTSHAGFITGEILNVNGGAVLVG, encoded by the coding sequence ATGTCGGGAAAAGGGATTGTCCTCTCGCTGGAAGGCCGCGTTGCCGTTGTTACAGGAGGCTCGCGCGGAATCGGCGCGGCAATTGTAAGAATGTTCACGCAGGCCGGAGCGCGCGTCATCTTTAATTACCAGAAAGCAAGCAAAGTCGCGGACGACCTCTGCTGGGAGTGTGGCGGCGCAAAGCAATGCGTTGCTGTCCAGGCTGATCTCTCTTCTGCTGAAGCGGCCAAACCTTTAATCGATGCCGCGATCCAAGGCTTTGGCAAGATCGATATCATTGTGGGCAATCATGGTGTCTGGCCGCCGCAGGATGCTCCCATCGACCAAATGACAGATGAGCAATGGCGCTCGACGCTCGCGATCAATGTTGACAGCCTTTTTGGGCTGGTGAAGTATGGTGTGGCGCAGATGAAACGCCAGCGCTCCGGCGGTCATATAGTATTGATCAGTTCTACCGCGGGGCAGCGCGGAGAAGCATTCCACTGTGACTATGCAGCCAGCAAGGGAGCGATTATCAGCATGGTGAAAGGACTTTCCACGGAACTGGCGCGCGACGGCATTTACGTGAACTGCGTAGCGCCGGGATGGGTGGAAACTGATATGGCCGCGCCTGCATTGCATGACGCTGCGATCAGCAAGCGTGTTTACGCGACCATCCCCCTGGGCCGCGCCGGCAAGCCGGAAGAGATTGCCGCTTCAGTCCTGTTTCTATGTACGTCGCATGCCGGATTTATTACGGGCGAAATCCTCAACGTCAACGGCGGCGCGGTGCTGGTCGGATGA
- a CDS encoding DUF4870 domain-containing protein, whose amino-acid sequence MAFCAKCGAQLNAGSGFCAACGTAVSGQNVTTTSGAAAAPAQSSASAPSAGMTNNVAACLSYLVGWITGLIFLVIEPYKNDKFVRFHAFQSIFLNVAVIAVWIGAMILSTVLGFITHGLGFFIMGPLMMLVWLGVVVAVVICMIKAYGNQQFKLPIIGDLAAKQAGL is encoded by the coding sequence ATGGCATTTTGTGCAAAGTGTGGGGCTCAACTCAATGCGGGTTCGGGCTTTTGTGCGGCATGCGGAACTGCGGTTTCAGGTCAAAACGTAACGACAACATCGGGGGCGGCTGCGGCGCCGGCGCAATCATCGGCGAGCGCTCCCAGTGCGGGAATGACCAACAACGTGGCTGCATGTCTCAGCTATCTTGTAGGTTGGATTACCGGCCTGATTTTTCTTGTGATTGAACCTTACAAGAATGATAAGTTCGTGCGCTTCCATGCATTTCAATCGATATTTTTGAACGTCGCCGTGATCGCGGTCTGGATTGGCGCTATGATTCTGTCGACGGTTCTGGGCTTCATCACTCACGGACTTGGATTTTTCATCATGGGTCCGTTGATGATGCTGGTTTGGCTAGGCGTTGTAGTTGCAGTAGTTATCTGCATGATCAAAGCTTACGGCAATCAGCAGTTCAAGCTCCCGATTATTGGCGATCTGGCTGCAAAGCAAGCAGGCCTGTAA
- the coaE gene encoding dephospho-CoA kinase (Dephospho-CoA kinase (CoaE) performs the final step in coenzyme A biosynthesis.) — protein MLRVGLTGGVACGKSTVAKMFADLGATIVDADTIAHELYLPGHEVLQELVNHFGPEILKPNGELDRAKLATLVFDGGRVEELNKIVHPAVIRQQDQWMRSLGEKDPNAVAIVEAALILEAGVKDRFDRIMVVTCKPEQKIARFAQRTGMSEEAARADVDRRTKAQMPDEEKARRADFVIDNSGSVEETRHQVQRIYSELKILANRLS, from the coding sequence GTGTTGCGTGTCGGGCTTACCGGCGGAGTGGCATGCGGCAAGTCCACTGTTGCCAAAATGTTCGCCGACCTGGGCGCGACCATCGTAGATGCGGACACCATCGCGCATGAACTCTACCTACCCGGCCATGAAGTGTTGCAAGAACTGGTGAATCATTTCGGCCCGGAGATCTTAAAACCTAATGGCGAATTGGACCGTGCCAAGTTGGCCACGCTGGTGTTTGACGGCGGACGGGTTGAAGAGCTAAATAAAATTGTGCATCCCGCTGTGATTCGGCAGCAGGACCAGTGGATGCGATCGCTGGGTGAAAAAGATCCTAATGCCGTCGCCATTGTGGAAGCGGCATTGATTCTGGAAGCTGGAGTCAAAGATCGCTTTGACCGGATCATGGTGGTGACATGTAAGCCGGAGCAGAAGATTGCGCGGTTTGCCCAACGCACAGGCATGAGCGAAGAGGCCGCGCGGGCTGACGTGGATCGCCGCACCAAAGCGCAGATGCCCGACGAGGAAAAAGCCCGGCGCGCGGATTTTGTGATCGACAACTCCGGTTCCGTAGAGGAAACGCGGCATCAGGTGCAGCGGATTTATTCCGAACTAAAAATCCTGGCCAATCGGCTTAGTTGA
- a CDS encoding PilZ domain-containing protein: protein MALQALLLSNDPEVHRTIRRVFDAANIDLDLSNNADQARHILMRRKYDALLVDCDDMPHGPLVLRELRLGKSNKSCIAFAVVNGKTNIQQAFEMGANFVLDKPISLDRATRSVRAAQGLIMRERRRYHRHLVKATGAILVDQGAELPLNITNISHGGISVECSRRLDEGGAARVRLQLPGTKRSLDIKGEIAWSTPEGRAGIRFQVLSAEAKKELDIWLEKRALTLGGGAMFINATTV, encoded by the coding sequence ATGGCTTTACAAGCGCTCCTCCTCAGCAATGACCCTGAAGTCCATCGTACGATACGTCGAGTCTTTGACGCTGCCAATATTGATCTGGATCTTTCCAACAACGCCGACCAGGCCCGCCACATTCTGATGCGTCGCAAATATGACGCTCTTTTAGTTGACTGCGATGACATGCCGCACGGTCCGCTGGTTCTCCGCGAGCTAAGGCTGGGGAAATCCAACAAGAGCTGTATCGCCTTTGCCGTGGTGAACGGCAAAACCAACATTCAGCAGGCCTTTGAGATGGGCGCCAACTTTGTTCTGGACAAACCGATTTCGCTGGATCGCGCGACCCGTAGCGTGCGGGCCGCGCAGGGATTGATCATGCGAGAGCGCCGCCGCTACCATCGCCATCTGGTCAAGGCGACAGGAGCAATCCTTGTTGACCAGGGCGCAGAGCTTCCCCTGAACATTACCAACATCAGCCATGGCGGAATTTCAGTGGAATGCTCCCGCCGGCTGGATGAAGGTGGTGCTGCTCGGGTCCGATTGCAGTTGCCCGGTACCAAGCGTTCGCTGGACATCAAAGGCGAGATTGCATGGTCCACGCCCGAAGGCCGAGCGGGAATTCGCTTTCAGGTTTTATCAGCGGAAGCAAAGAAAGAGCTGGATATCTGGCTGGAAAAGCGAGCGTTAACTCTGGGTGGCGGAGCAATGTTCATTAACGCCACAACCGTTTAA
- a CDS encoding fumarylacetoacetate hydrolase family protein, translated as MKYCRFSSPDGPQFGLIETVAGTDQIIQTTTGGVLPDFSRAKKVSPQPLASAELLYPVEPSKIVCVGRNYSEHAKELGNEVPREPLIFFKPPSSLISPGANIVRPQRFSQRVEFEGELTIIIGKKCRNLGPNDDVRPYIFGYTAANDVTARDLQKKDPQWTRAKGFDTFCPVGPIVTDEIDPWKGVRVESRVNGEVKQSESTLAFIFPVDVVLRFISQVMTLLPGDLVLTGTPAGVGPLVAGDEVSVSVEGIGALSNSVIDGA; from the coding sequence ATGAAGTATTGCCGCTTCTCATCTCCTGATGGACCGCAGTTTGGGCTGATTGAAACCGTGGCTGGCACTGATCAAATCATCCAAACGACGACTGGCGGCGTGCTGCCTGATTTTTCCCGGGCAAAGAAAGTCTCTCCGCAGCCACTGGCTTCGGCCGAGCTCCTTTATCCTGTCGAACCTTCAAAGATCGTTTGCGTCGGCCGTAATTACAGTGAGCACGCGAAGGAACTCGGCAATGAGGTTCCGAGGGAACCGCTGATTTTTTTCAAGCCGCCAAGTTCGCTAATTTCGCCGGGCGCAAACATCGTTCGACCCCAGCGCTTTTCCCAGCGGGTGGAGTTTGAGGGTGAGCTGACGATAATAATCGGCAAAAAGTGCCGCAACCTGGGCCCAAACGACGACGTTCGCCCGTACATTTTCGGCTATACGGCCGCCAATGACGTGACCGCCCGCGATCTTCAAAAAAAAGATCCGCAGTGGACCCGCGCCAAGGGCTTTGACACATTTTGTCCCGTCGGGCCAATTGTTACTGATGAGATTGATCCCTGGAAGGGCGTACGCGTGGAAAGCCGCGTGAATGGCGAGGTAAAGCAGTCTGAGAGTACTCTGGCCTTTATTTTCCCGGTGGACGTTGTGCTGCGCTTCATTTCCCAGGTAATGACTTTACTGCCGGGCGATCTGGTTTTGACCGGCACCCCGGCTGGGGTCGGCCCGCTGGTGGCTGGCGATGAGGTGAGTGTTTCTGTGGAAGGCATTGGCGCCCTGAGTAATTCGGTGATCGATGGCGCTTGA
- a CDS encoding bifunctional 5,10-methylenetetrahydrofolate dehydrogenase/5,10-methenyltetrahydrofolate cyclohydrolase produces MAATILDGNKIAAQIKAEVAEEVQKLSAAGIRPGLAVILAGNNPASEIYVRNKVKSCQQLGMLSENLTPPDSVTTAELLQMVNELNNRDEIDGILVQLPLPPQVDSKKVLLAVSPEKDVDGFHPVNVGNLSTQRPGLVPCTPAGVIEILSRSNIAIEGRNAVVIGRSDIVGKPVAMLLLNNNATVTVCHSKTKNIAQIARQAEILVAAIGKAGFVTEDFIKPGAAVIDVGINKITDRKEFEKFFAGDPTREKSFAEKGSTLVGDVDPHVAAVAGAITPVPGGVGPLTIAMLMANTVKACKMRRGPERQARS; encoded by the coding sequence ATGGCTGCCACCATCCTTGACGGTAACAAAATCGCCGCACAGATCAAGGCGGAAGTCGCCGAAGAAGTGCAAAAGCTGAGCGCCGCCGGCATTCGTCCGGGTCTCGCTGTCATCCTGGCGGGAAATAATCCGGCGTCTGAGATTTACGTGCGTAATAAGGTCAAATCCTGCCAGCAGCTCGGCATGCTGAGTGAGAATCTGACTCCGCCAGATTCTGTGACCACGGCTGAACTGCTGCAGATGGTCAATGAGTTGAATAATCGCGACGAAATTGATGGCATTCTGGTACAGCTGCCTTTGCCGCCGCAGGTGGATTCAAAAAAAGTGTTGCTCGCGGTCTCTCCGGAAAAAGATGTGGACGGATTTCATCCCGTGAATGTGGGCAATCTCTCAACGCAGCGGCCGGGGCTGGTGCCGTGTACGCCGGCAGGGGTGATTGAGATTCTGAGCCGCAGCAATATTGCCATTGAAGGCCGCAATGCCGTGGTGATTGGACGAAGTGATATTGTGGGCAAACCCGTAGCCATGCTGCTGCTGAACAATAACGCAACCGTTACAGTCTGCCACTCCAAGACAAAAAATATTGCGCAGATTGCGCGGCAGGCGGAGATTCTGGTGGCGGCCATTGGCAAAGCGGGCTTTGTGACGGAAGACTTCATCAAGCCAGGCGCTGCGGTCATCGACGTAGGGATTAACAAGATCACCGACCGCAAGGAGTTTGAGAAGTTCTTTGCTGGCGATCCAACGCGAGAGAAATCGTTTGCCGAAAAAGGCTCGACTTTAGTTGGCGATGTTGATCCCCATGTTGCCGCTGTGGCAGGCGCGATTACGCCGGTTCCGGGTGGAGTTGGTCCGCTGACGATCGCTATGCTGATGGCGAATACAGTCAAGGCGTGCAAGATGCGGCGGGGGCCAGAGCGGCAGGCGCGGAGTTAA
- the lpxC gene encoding UDP-3-O-acyl-N-acetylglucosamine deacetylase, with product MPFEQTVRAPVECKGVGLHSGANVTLRILPAPAGTGIVFRRSDLDGFEIEAIGRNVARVSYATSLQKKGVLISTTEHLLSAFIGIGLDNAVVELDNLELPILDGSAKPFVDMVLQAGLRQQRKKRTYLRIMREIEVREGNKFIGAYPASGYAVAYKINFAPPIGAQAFEIDLSQDLYRKELAAARTFGFLSEEQAMKNMGLIRGASEANVIVLTANGVKNGPLRYEDEFVRHKVLDLIGDLALLGKQIIGRIVADRAGHAMHTALVSRLLKDRSLWEETTEISQSDDAAERPAVTAQSVREI from the coding sequence TTGCCATTTGAACAGACAGTTCGAGCCCCCGTGGAGTGCAAAGGTGTAGGTTTGCATAGCGGGGCCAATGTGACCCTCCGTATCCTCCCAGCCCCTGCTGGAACGGGCATTGTTTTCCGCCGTAGCGATCTAGATGGCTTTGAGATTGAAGCCATTGGCCGCAACGTGGCCCGCGTTAGCTACGCCACTAGCCTGCAAAAAAAAGGCGTTCTGATTTCCACCACAGAACACCTGCTCTCAGCTTTCATTGGTATTGGCTTGGATAATGCCGTTGTGGAGCTGGATAACCTTGAGCTTCCGATTCTTGATGGCAGCGCCAAGCCCTTCGTCGATATGGTCCTCCAAGCCGGATTAAGGCAGCAGCGTAAGAAGCGGACATATCTGCGCATCATGCGTGAGATTGAAGTTCGTGAAGGCAATAAATTTATCGGCGCATATCCTGCATCGGGATATGCTGTGGCGTACAAAATAAATTTTGCTCCGCCCATTGGAGCGCAAGCTTTTGAAATTGACCTTTCACAAGATCTTTATCGCAAGGAACTGGCCGCAGCCCGCACTTTTGGCTTTCTGAGTGAAGAGCAGGCCATGAAGAACATGGGCCTGATCCGCGGTGCCTCAGAAGCGAACGTGATTGTGCTAACGGCCAACGGAGTCAAGAATGGGCCTTTGCGCTATGAAGATGAGTTTGTGCGTCACAAAGTGCTCGATCTGATTGGCGATCTGGCATTGCTGGGGAAACAGATTATCGGGCGGATTGTGGCTGACCGCGCCGGGCATGCGATGCATACCGCGCTGGTTTCACGGCTGTTGAAAGACCGCTCTTTGTGGGAAGAAACAACTGAAATCAGTCAGTCTGACGATGCTGCTGAGAGACCTGCTGTTACCGCGCAATCCGTGCGAGAAATCTAA
- a CDS encoding Trm112 family protein codes for MLKQILDALACPIPSCRKPLKLAEDEFALQCTACGRTYPIKDGIPMLLAD; via the coding sequence ATGCTCAAGCAGATTCTGGACGCTCTGGCCTGCCCGATTCCATCATGCCGCAAGCCGCTGAAATTGGCTGAAGACGAATTTGCGCTGCAGTGTACCGCCTGCGGTCGTACCTATCCCATCAAAGACGGGATTCCCATGCTGCTGGCTGACTAG
- a CDS encoding trypsin-like peptidase domain-containing protein produces MKSLRPILLALLLVLTFYFVTTRMSGPDGPSWVTRPSHVELTEAAGPSNYDAEEQNNIAVYKKALPAVVNITSTAVAYDFFYGAVPQQGMGSGFVIDTEGHILTNFHVVEGARQLEVTTSDKKKYKAQIVGTDPVHDLAVIQIPTKDVPQAEIGDSKSLVVGQKVYAIGNPFGLSGTMTRGIISSIRSLKGQRGFIDEAIQTDAAINPGNSGGPLLNARGQVIGINTMILTGGVEQSAGIGFAIPINTAKAVLDDLVHLGRVRRPELGVRTIPIGPELANQLGLAADSGLLVVDVVPGSAADRAGLRAGTERAYLGNYPIMLGGDLLVAIEGQPIEDQQDLSHVMQNHRSGDTVTVTIYRGKKRMDIKVVLGEARVVT; encoded by the coding sequence ATGAAGTCCTTACGTCCAATCCTGCTCGCATTGTTATTAGTTCTTACTTTTTACTTTGTCACCACACGAATGAGCGGGCCTGATGGTCCTTCCTGGGTGACGCGGCCCTCGCACGTTGAACTTACCGAAGCTGCAGGGCCGTCGAACTACGACGCAGAAGAACAAAACAATATTGCGGTTTATAAAAAGGCGCTTCCTGCCGTCGTAAATATCACGTCCACGGCCGTGGCCTATGACTTCTTTTATGGCGCCGTGCCGCAGCAGGGCATGGGATCAGGGTTTGTGATTGACACTGAAGGCCATATTCTTACGAACTTCCACGTGGTGGAAGGGGCGCGCCAGCTTGAGGTCACCACAAGCGACAAGAAAAAATACAAGGCCCAAATCGTAGGTACTGACCCTGTGCATGACTTGGCGGTGATTCAGATTCCCACCAAGGACGTGCCGCAGGCGGAAATTGGCGACTCCAAAAGCCTGGTTGTGGGACAAAAGGTTTACGCCATTGGAAACCCGTTTGGACTGAGTGGCACCATGACGCGGGGAATCATCAGCTCCATTCGCTCCCTGAAAGGCCAACGCGGATTTATTGATGAGGCCATTCAGACGGACGCAGCCATTAATCCCGGAAATTCTGGCGGGCCGTTGTTAAATGCCCGGGGCCAGGTTATCGGCATCAATACCATGATTTTGACAGGCGGAGTAGAACAGAGCGCCGGAATCGGCTTTGCCATCCCTATTAACACCGCCAAAGCGGTGCTAGATGATCTTGTGCACCTGGGGCGGGTCCGCCGACCGGAACTCGGCGTCCGGACGATTCCGATAGGGCCCGAGCTGGCCAACCAATTGGGACTAGCGGCGGATTCGGGTTTGTTGGTCGTGGATGTGGTGCCGGGTAGCGCGGCTGATCGTGCTGGCTTGCGAGCAGGCACCGAGCGCGCTTATCTAGGAAATTACCCCATCATGCTTGGCGGCGATCTGCTGGTAGCCATTGAAGGCCAGCCCATTGAAGACCAGCAGGACCTTTCGCACGTGATGCAGAACCATCGGTCAGGCGATACGGTAACAGTTACGATCTATCGCGGCAAAAAGCGCATGGATATCAAAGTGGTGCTGGGCGAAGCACGCGTGGTCACCTAA
- a CDS encoding ParB/RepB/Spo0J family partition protein, protein MINDKRKALGRGLDSLLPSRPTISPIAMPAQAAASAQEIPIESIDPNPYQTRRRINETALEELAESIRVSGVVQPVVLRPAANGRFQLVAGERRWHASRRAGKTTIPAVVRQISNEQAMEITIIENLQREDLNPMEQARAFERLSREFSLTQEQIASRTGKNRASIANFIRLLKLPDDVQNALEAGALSFGHGKVLLALAGFPEHLERAAREIIEKQLSVRQTEELVTRLLNPQAAEQKQEKQAVPVDPNVREAQRSLESSLGVKVEIHDRKGKGKIILKYGSLEDFDRIVEALAAK, encoded by the coding sequence ATGATCAATGACAAGCGCAAAGCCCTGGGACGCGGCTTGGATTCTTTACTGCCCAGCCGCCCCACGATTTCGCCAATAGCCATGCCGGCCCAAGCCGCTGCATCTGCGCAGGAAATCCCCATTGAAAGCATTGATCCCAATCCTTACCAGACTCGCCGCCGGATCAATGAAACCGCCCTTGAGGAACTGGCTGAATCTATCCGGGTAAGCGGGGTCGTCCAGCCGGTGGTGTTGCGGCCGGCAGCCAATGGAAGATTTCAACTGGTTGCAGGCGAGCGACGCTGGCACGCTTCAAGACGGGCTGGCAAGACGACAATCCCGGCAGTGGTCCGGCAGATCTCCAATGAACAAGCCATGGAGATCACGATTATTGAAAATCTGCAGCGCGAAGACCTGAATCCGATGGAGCAGGCCCGAGCTTTCGAGCGTCTCAGCCGAGAATTCAGCTTGACGCAGGAACAAATTGCCAGCCGAACTGGAAAAAATCGCGCCAGCATCGCGAACTTTATCCGTCTGCTGAAATTGCCGGACGATGTGCAGAACGCGCTGGAAGCAGGCGCGCTGAGCTTTGGACATGGAAAGGTTCTATTGGCGCTGGCCGGATTTCCGGAACACCTGGAACGCGCCGCTCGCGAAATTATAGAAAAGCAGCTTTCCGTCCGGCAAACGGAAGAACTCGTAACCAGGCTGCTGAACCCGCAAGCCGCAGAGCAAAAGCAAGAAAAGCAGGCCGTCCCGGTGGATCCCAATGTCCGTGAAGCTCAACGCAGCCTTGAGAGCTCTTTGGGCGTCAAGGTTGAAATTCATGATCGCAAGGGCAAAGGCAAGATCATTCTGAAGTATGGATCGCTGGAAGACTTTGATCGCATCGTAGAAGCACTGGCTGCGAAGTAA